In a genomic window of Candidatus Sulfotelmatobacter sp.:
- a CDS encoding NAD(P)(+) transhydrogenase (Re/Si-specific) subunit beta, with protein MTEHEVPTAVHLAYLAAAILFILGLRRLSSPATARSGNLWAAFGMGIAVIATLFLPGIGNVGWIVAAIAIGA; from the coding sequence GTGACCGAGCACGAGGTGCCGACCGCGGTTCATCTCGCCTATCTGGCGGCGGCGATCCTGTTCATCCTCGGCCTGCGCCGCCTGAGCTCGCCGGCCACCGCGCGCTCCGGCAATCTGTGGGCGGCGTTCGGCATGGGCATCGCGGTCATCGCCACGCTGTTCCTCCCCGGCATCGGCAACGTCGGCTGGATCGTGGCGGCGATCGCAATCGGCGCG
- a CDS encoding NAD(P) transhydrogenase subunit alpha, translating to MSTQLLTEIYVFVLAVFVGFEVISKVPVVLHTPLMSGTNAIHGIVVVGGILVLGNAHHPVEFALGFAAVVFGAMNLAGGFVVTDRMLEMFKGKPRVKK from the coding sequence GTGAGCACCCAGCTCCTCACCGAGATCTACGTCTTCGTGCTGGCGGTGTTCGTGGGCTTCGAGGTGATCTCCAAGGTGCCGGTGGTGCTGCACACCCCGCTCATGTCCGGCACCAACGCCATCCACGGCATCGTGGTGGTGGGCGGCATCCTGGTGCTCGGCAACGCGCACCATCCGGTCGAGTTCGCGCTGGGGTTCGCGGCCGTCGTCTTCGGCGCCATGAATCTGGCCGGCGGTTTCGTGGTCACCGATCGAATGCTCGAAATGTTCAAGGGCAAGCCGCGGGTCAAGAAGTGA